The Maridesulfovibrio sp. genomic sequence ATTGCGCTAAGAGTCAGAAGTGCCGGAATTTTCTTTATCAAGGTATCCGGCAAAGTCGGAATCAGTCTTTGCATATCCTTCATCCCCTGCGTGAAGCAGTGTAATTTTATCGTGGGTAACCCCGACCACCAATTCTTTATTTCGATACCTGACAACTGTAATATTCTGACGCGGACTGAGCGGAAGGCGTTCCACTATCTCAAGCGTCCCCTTTCTTGCACCGGGGAAAGCCCCGCCGATATTAAGCCGGCGCATGAAATAATAAGCCAGCAAAAGCATGCCCAGAATAAAAAAAAGGGCTGCGGACATTTTGAGAACAGAGCCCACCCCGGATTCCGGGACCATGAGCGCGGTGGCAGTTGCGTTAGGCAAGATGCTTCACCCGTTCAATGGGACTGATGATGTCAGTCAGCCTGATGCCGAATTTTTCGTTGATGACAACAGCTTCGCCACGGGCAACCAGCTTGCCGTTAACGTAAATCTCAAGAGGCTCACCGGCCAGCTTGGTCAGCTCAACCACCGAACCTGTCCCCAACTGCAAAAGCTCATTGATAAGCATTCTGGCCCGCCCCAATTCAGCGGAAACATCCAGCGGAATATCAAGAATAAAATCAAGATCACGTCGAGAGCCGTCATGACGCGGATTCTTGGCTTCATTGGTCATATCCTTGAAATCGGCATCACGGGTCTGAGTACGCAGAAATTCCTGTTCCTTCTCTTTACGGATATCATCCCCGGTATCCTCAGCCAGTGCAGCAGCCCATTCATCGGCCAACGCTTCGTCGCCGCCACCTCCGCCACCACCGAGATCGAGACCGCCGCCTTCATCTCCCTGTTCACCAAGAGCAGCAGCCCACTCATCGGCAAGGGCATCGTCATCAGTAGCGCCTACATCGTCCTGTTCAGCCAGTGCAGCGGCCCATTCATCGGCCAACGCTTCGTCATTGCCGTCACCGGGGTCACCGCCCAAAGGATCACCGCCATCGGAATCGCCGGTAAGGGCATCCGCCCATTCCTGTGCGAGTTTATCCTGATCAAGATCATCTGACATCATTACAGCCTACCTCCGGATTTTAATTGGGCATCCTTAAACAATTTCGGTGACATTAATTCGACACACCCTCAAGTGGTCAAGCAA encodes the following:
- the fliO gene encoding flagellar biosynthetic protein FliO; translated protein: MPNATATALMVPESGVGSVLKMSAALFFILGMLLLAYYFMRRLNIGGAFPGARKGTLEIVERLPLSPRQNITVVRYRNKELVVGVTHDKITLLHAGDEGYAKTDSDFAGYLDKENSGTSDS
- the fliN gene encoding flagellar motor switch protein FliN; this translates as MMSDDLDQDKLAQEWADALTGDSDGGDPLGGDPGDGNDEALADEWAAALAEQDDVGATDDDALADEWAAALGEQGDEGGGLDLGGGGGGGDEALADEWAAALAEDTGDDIRKEKEQEFLRTQTRDADFKDMTNEAKNPRHDGSRRDLDFILDIPLDVSAELGRARMLINELLQLGTGSVVELTKLAGEPLEIYVNGKLVARGEAVVINEKFGIRLTDIISPIERVKHLA